Genomic DNA from Canis aureus isolate CA01 chromosome 32, VMU_Caureus_v.1.0, whole genome shotgun sequence:
gtatttacagaagaggaaatgtttGAGTCAAAGAACCCAAATTTTCCcaaattcattgaattttttcCCAGGTATCActtatgttccttttttaaaaaattattttatttatttattcatgagaaacacacagagagatgcagagacataggcagagggagaagcagggagcctgatgcgggactcgatcctagcaCCCAGGTatcatgacctgggtcaaaggcaagactctcaaccactgagctacccaggtgtcccacttatGTTCCTTACAAACAAATTACTTTTGCAAGGTCTCAttcaagataaaatgaaatgttatttatatttcagtGAAGTTCTTCCAAAGAATGCCTGGAAGGCCAGCAAGTTTTCATGTAatagagaaaaacacatttttttttctctttaaatacttttatatttatttatttatttatttatttatttatttatttatttattttataaatttattttttattggtgttcaatttgccaacatataaaataacacccagtgctcatcccatcaagtgcccccatcagtgcccatcacccagtcacccccacctcctgcccacctccccttccacatcacttaccatcagggaaatgcaaatcaaaaccacaaaaagataccacctcacaccagtgagaatggggaaaattaacaaggagggaaaccacaaatgttggagaggatgcggagaaagggaaccctcttgcactgttggtgggaatgtgaactggtgcagccatttcggaaaactgtgtggagtttcctcaaagagttaaaaatagatctgccttatgacccagcaattgcactgctggggatttactccaaagatacagatgcaatgaaaagccaggacagctgcaccccgatgtttatagcagcaatgtccacaatagccaaactgtggaaggagccatcgaaggatgaatggataaagaaaaacacattttattcttaaatcttGGTATAATCTCCTGACAAGCTGGATATTCCAAGTCCTACATTTTGAATGTTGATGAAATTGACTATTTTCTTAGACACAATTTCAGAGCTGTTAGAAGAATTTCTAGCTAATGCATGCCAAGAAAAAGAGCAATGGTCACAATAGTGTGTGGAGTTTCCTCTCATCAAAAGAGTAGCAAGAGCAGATAAAttgctaaaaatgaaatattccattTAATAAAAACGAATCATATTTTTCCCTCTGTGTACTTCTTGACAAAGCAGCTCtatagatttattaattttataatatttgctgTCTCTTGACATCACGTCCACCCTTCATTGGCCTGCTTTATGATACCATACCTGGACTCAAACCTTTTACCTTTGTCAGGATAGGATGCTTGATAAATGCTACAGAAAAAAGAGGCTTCTCTTCCCACTTCCAgtgtccttaatttctttctcctACAGTGCAGCTGCAATGGCCCACCCAGTGGCACTCAGCCTCCAGCAAGTTTTGTTGCCAGCCTCAGCCTTAATTTCCTGCTCCTCATTCTCTCCATCTATGGACCAGCTTTGCCACAAGGCAATCTAGGGAACTTGCTATCCAGGGGCCTAGTCATATGCTCTTCCCAGAGAGTTCTGAAACCCCCTTCCAAGTGTATTCTTTGCTTGGGTTCTCTCTTTCAGCCCTAGCACATTATCTAGAgctctctttcatcttttttgtaaCCTCTTATTACCATTTAAATAAGTGTTTATTCAATATTCCTTGTTCAAAATACCagtgtggtttctgtctcctgactgGACTCGTAGATACAGAAACATTTAAGTATTTTGAAGATACTGAAAAATCAGAAGCATCTAAAAGTGGTTCATAAAATATGACACATAATGAGGAAATTCAGGAGCTGGGTGAACCAAAAAATGTTAGCGTTTTCATCTGTTTATATACTGACGTGAAATTCATCCACAGCATATTCCAAAAGGTGCAGAATCCTGCATCTATGAAGTATGTTATATCATTTTGCAagctatttaaatgtttttctcttggtAAGACAACAAATTAAGTATttgctatcttaaaaaaaataatacaaaaataaaatttcagtctcTGCTCCAAGCCAATGTGACTCTTTCCAGTGATTCAGCACTTTTTcccccattgttttgttttgcttgtttgtttttccccattcatggacttttttttaatgtgataggAAACCTTGTAGAGTGCTCTGTAACAAGGGAAAATGGATAATTCAAGTGTTTATGACACTGAATCCTTAAGGTTTGTGTTAAAATTGTAATCATCAGTCTGGTTTTCATAGAAATATCTTACTGAAGTACTTTCAGTTTGAAAAGATAAATCTGCTTGTTTTCTTTACCCTGTAGGCCTTAACATCATTACCAAGGCAGAAGCAACACCATTCTGCTACTGCATTTGTGTGTCATACATTCAATgataaaaacaaactataaagCCAAGAGTTATAGACTTTAATaagtttttttcataaatatttcaaattactcTAGTTCCAAGTAAACAAAGACATTCATAATACTGAAAccaatgcatttttaatttactttttatcaaCTATTCAAGGTAACTAGCAATATATTTCAGCTGGATGTGACACTTAGTGCAGTAGAAGCTGATGTTATATTCTGTTTAAAActaattttagggatgcctgggtggctcagtggttggtcaccagcttttggctccagtcatgataccgagatctgggatggagtcctgcattgggattcctgcgaggagccagcttctccctctgcctatgtccctgtctctctctctctctctctctcagtctgtgtgtctcatgaataaataaataaatcttaaaaaaatcttaatctaatttggtatatttttttctacaggtatttcaaaatgataatttgaaattatcttttctttctatctGCTTCACAGATTTCTGTAGACTTTTCCTATACCACTTGAGAAACTGGTAGAGAAATTAAACTGCATAAAAATGGGGAAAtcagaaatgtatattttagagaTCTGAAAATAACTTTGGTAATGCTTGTCAAAACACTTGTCAAATCCAAGTACagactaaattatttttatgtgatcttggacaaattacttgCTTTTGATCAGGTCACCTCCTTAAAATCTTTCAATTCTTATCCATTACTCttgagacaaaaggaaaaaaaaaagtcctcactAACCCAGTTAATAAGGCTCTTGGCTCTCTACTCATATACCACACTAACCTATATCCTCATTTGATTAATATAGTTCTCCCTGACAGAACTAAGCTTCATAAGAACAGGGACTTTGTCTATGGTAGGTGATAAAATTCCCAAAGTGTTTTCATAATGTGactatttaaaaagtagaagataTAATACCAAAAACCAGGGGAGACTTGTTTGTTCCCTCCCTCAGCTCAGAATTTAAATTACTTCTGCTATGTGTATAAGCTAAGTAGATGAGTAACACTTTAGACAAGGTACAGAAATGTAATGCATAGCCGAGAGAGCTGAAGTGATGGAACAGACTCAAGATAAAAGACAATATGGCCAGAGGAAAGTGTACCTCAAGATGCTAGCTTGGGATAAAAAGTGAAGAAGGTTTAGCTCCATTAAAGTCTGAATAACTGGAAATAATCTGTTTCAAGTTAGCCACAGGGTAAAAGGAAAGCATTAgcagaataatttctaaaaatgcaGAGTAACAGAAACCTTCAGGAGAAACACATTAAGTGATGTCGAGACACTTCCCAATGGTTTTTAGAAGACtgaaaatgggaaagaagaatCTAACAGCAGAGTTGAGATCTAATATTTCATGAtaggtatttttactttttttgacaAAAACTATATTTCATCATAAAAACTTTCCTTTGGAGAAGATCCTTGCCATATAACATGCTGTATTTTCAGTATCTTAAAATTCCAAACTATATAGGGACCCAATACATGAAGATTGCCCAAAGTAACTGAAATGTCAAAGAAGAAAACCTTCAACTCTATATTGTGCTAGagttttcacaattaaaaaaaattcagtcactCCCTAGCCCTCTGAAATATTTGCAGTTGACCCATTTCCATATTGGTTCTTGTACTTTGTCACAATACAGTCCTTAGGAAACAATGGTCCAGGAATCTATATATCATCATACTAGTCCACTACGTTAAAAGCACACAGTGATTGGACCTGTGAACAGAAATTGACACAAAAGAGGGTAAGAGATCATCCCTACCATTTCAGGCATCTGCCAAATCATTCAGGTTTTAAAGGTTTGAATACTCTGGGGCATGATACGTAATTCCTTCATAGCATACAAGACATGTAATTTCTTTTGTATCCTTACCACTGAGAAAGAGACACAATGCTTACAGGCTCACAGATCTTTAGCATAATTTTAGCTTGACTCACACAGGATTTCCAGCTTACAATGAATCTTCTGTACTAAGTCCAGTCTTGAGTGCAAGCTACCCTGGTATTCAGGCTTCATAAGCCAGGAAAACCAATGAAATAAAGATATGGATGATAAATAAGAGCACTGTGTAGATTCTTTGGCAAAGTCACTTAGAAGAATGACGATGCTAACTCCTAGGATCCTGGAAAAGACACCCTGCATCCTGCAGCAGAGAACTACACACTGGCTGAAAAGCAAATCCTAGGGTGCTGCAGGTCCCTATCAGAGAATGAGTTTTCTTTTGACAGAGACCATGGGTTTTCAGGTAACTACGTGACTAACACCGCTTGTTATAAACCAAGTATAGCAAGTCACAATTTCTAGCTGTCACAGTAGTAAGCTGTCATGTATTGCAACTGGTAAATCTAGGGCCAGACTGAAGCAGGTAAAAAAGCACAGGTAATTGGCACGATTAAGTAGTCCAGAATTCTATACTATCTCCTTCTGTTGCATCAGTACCTTTACTTCAGATTAAGTTTATGGTGTCATAGAAGGATTTCTAGAAGTGGCTTGATCCTATGTCTTGATGCAAGCTGAAAAATGGACAACTGCTGCATTCTTGCCCACTCAGATGACTCTACTGGAAACTGGCAAAGGAAAATTCTATTACTGGGAAAAGCCATAAATATTTCACTCAATTATCAAATTTGGGATGGAAAATTGGTCCTAAGTAAGAATAAATACGAATTCCTAGACAGTGAAAAATAGTTTTGCTGGTTTGGTAGAGGTCTTAAAAGATCAAAATTGGAAAAATGAGGATAGCTCTAGGTGAGTAGGCACAAAGTGTGTGGATTTTTGTATCTCACATCAGTGTCCACCTGAGACCAAAGCCATGGAATCCCTTTTATTAAGGTTAGTCTCCtaagtgctgctgctgctcctgaaCACTTGATTAGCACAAGGGACTGATCCTGATAACCTGATATAATGTCATTCCCCAGTGAGACCACATCAAGTGGTGGCAAGTCAATTATATCAGTGATTTGTCCTtactgggatcgaatcctactcCATCAGTATATTTGGCTATAGCTTAAATTTTTGCTTGTAATGTGAATGGAAACCATCCTTCACTGTATTTtgtttgtaattttataaaattttgctcattaggggcacctggttggctcagtcagtagagcatgtgattctcaatcttgaggtcatgagttcaagcccaactTTGGGCATGGacccagggggagggagggagggggagacagagagagagagagagagagagaaagagagagagagagaaagttttgctcattaaatgtatttttctaatttttttgaagatcaCACTTTTGACAAATATTGAAGATGTAAAAgcacaaaaagtaaaattttaaaacaagtatttCCTTAACTTCctattatatataaagtatatttggCCAtagcttaaatttttaaaaatatttacagattcaCTTTAAGTCCCTTTTATCATATcttgatatatttctttatacatacctgttccttttgttttatttcagtttagAATTTGTATTACTCAccagtatattttaaaactgtttttcatAAGTTTGTCCagattctttttggtttctaaAAATGTACATGTAATAATTTTATCAATTTCCAATTACTTTCTCTTGACATGTTTTATAATCTGATGTAAATTCATAtgcaaaatttaatataaaaaaaaattttaatcttcgAATATATCCATcagattaaaaatttatatgctACACTCTCAAATTCATAGATATGTCATTTGTCTCATATTATCTCTTTCAATCTTCATTCATTGTTAGGTACGTGAACACTTTAttagagtatatatatatgcacacacaaagcatatatatatatatatatatatatatatatatatatggaaacttattttcaatttccttctGTAAAGATGACTATTTGGAACCGCCATCTAAATCACCTTTGAAGAGCTACAAAACTTATGTAAAATAGAGTTGGAAAGACTGTTGACGTACGtttaagaagaaatagatttGTCACGGAAAAGAAATGAGAGCACCTTCAAGTATCTGCAAAACCAACATGTTGAAGTGAGAATACATTTTTTCTATTGAACTACTAATAGTAGAACCAGTTGTGCAATTTAACAATAGATGGAACTATCTTGGGAAGTAGTGAGTTCCACGTGATGGGAGGAACCACTCTGAGGCTAGGTGATCGTTTGTAAGATTGATTATTTTAACAGAAATCAGTGGTTGAAAAAGTATTTGCTGACTGGAAGTCAGTGAAAATCtaataatattttgcttttctatgtGCCAACtggttggcaaaaaaaaaatttttcctattctgttcctGGAAAGGTAATTTTGCAAAACTTAATTACTCCCACTGCAGAATGACATCAGATCTCCAGTGAGTGATTTCTCACTTCTCCAATGAACTCTATTTCCTAGAATAAGGATGGAGGCTTTATATTACCTTACCTTAGGATACTATTACTGTATAgtcaggagcagaggaggagcctCGCTACCTCAGGGCACAACCTGAGGGGCTTGCTTCTGCACAGCTTAGTGCAGAGAACAAGTTAAAATGCATTGTCGAGACtataacacaaatattttaggTATGAAGACTCATAGCAAAGATGGGAAGCTTAGAAACTAACAGTGGGACACCATATTtggagaaaataaggaagaactAAAGGACTGggaaaaatcattaaaagtataaatattacACATGATTTCATCACTGTGTTTGGACTAGATAATTTGTAAATTGTCTTCTAGATGCAAAATCAGCAACCAGAAGATTTCAAAGGAAAGGTCACTGTTCTCTCAGTCAAACTGGAAACTCCACCTAAAAGAGGCAAATTCTTGCTCTCCACTTCTCCATTTTCCACTATACTGGTTTATGGTAGCTCTGCATATGATAAACAAAGGGAAGTATGCTACAACAATTATCTGtcccttctttgcttcttttgtgCTTTCCATTCAGAGAATATTTAGCCATTtgttagcaaatatttgttgaatttccCTGGAATGAAGAAGGAGTAGCTACAGAAAGTAAATCAAGAAGGATATCTTTGACTGTTTTTTTACTGCTAGGCTTATAGGTAATCAGCTTCAAAAGataatataatgaaaagaaaaattatgcctGTTTATGGTTTTGGAGTTCTATCAAGATATTTTAGATGGGTACTGATGTAACATCAACTTCTATATATCAGACTTGGTCTTACATTAGAATGAAGAAATTCTCTTATAGTATAttttatgatctgaaaatatttgtATCTCTGGAATTTTCTGGTGATAAAAACATGAATGTCTCATCAATGGAAAAGCTTCTGGGTGTTCTGTGCATAGATAGCCCAAGAAATGTTGAGTGACTTGTGTAAACTTTAGATATTTCCATAATATAACTGCCTCTGCATTTagaattttagagatgaaaacagCCTTAAAGAAATAATCTACTTCTATTTTCTAAGGTCAGTCACATAACTACTAAGTGGCATATATTAGGTATCTTTTCTAATGTGTACCTATcttaattaataaaaagaaaatgagatataatGTTGAACCTGGTCTACTTAGATTTAGAAATCATGGGAAATCAGTGTGGAAAggattttctaattgttttatatattttgaaaaatgaagactAACAAACTATCATTCATTAGGTATTAGAAGGATGGAATTTgtagaaacttttattttcagagtatctttttttccaaaaataaggatctttaaaaattctattagtACCATTAATTTTATCTAACATGTTTTAATCATTatgctttctctttcccttcttcctcctcctcctttttgtcCCTCTTACTCTTTAATGTCATCTTACTAAGTTACCATAGTAGTTGGTATCCTTTACACAATGAATTGAACACTGAAAGAAATCCCTCATGTCAACCTCTTAGATTTGAGATTTtaatcttatctttttaaaaatgaataactgtaggttctttaggattttagatcttagaaataggaatctttttcctttcaatgtttatttgcctccttctctcccctttgCATTATAAATATGTGATCAGAAATGCTAGCATTGGCTCAACTCTTTCAAATAGAGATAAGAATCCTATACGAGAAACTCATATGGAAGTCAGTCCATGTCTTATTGATCTGTTTATATTCTTCAGTCATTTACATTTTGGCCTTCTTCTTAAAACTACATATCATAATTCAAATGCAAAGATGGAAATTATTGAAAGGGTAAGACTTAGTGCTTCGACAACCATAATGAAAGCTTAtaacagtttaaatatttttaattgatttatgttTACCTGTACAATTTTGCTTTTaaagctttaaatatttatattagttatatatgTCATGGACAAACACAGAATACAAAACTTGAATCAgtataatgataaataaatacctaCTGTGTATTGTTAGGTACATAGGACTAAAGTCAAAAATGATTCCTGAACCCCCAGATATTATATAGAATTTTCTTCTGGGATCAAGTGGCCACATGGTgttcaatgacaaaaaaaaaaaaaattcaaggggcAATTTAAACACTAAACTTTACTCTTCTGAAAATCTATTATGTATGCAGAAGGCATCATGTATAGTTATATGGATTATTTCCAAAAGGATGAGTTATGAAAGGTGACACAGATTTTGATAAATCCAGGTGTGTCCGTTGTGTTTAGGAAGAGACAAAAGGCAGAGtcagaaaacactgaaaaaacacACTGGTGGTTCATTCGAAATTGATCTTTATGTGACAGAAGGTGGACTCTGATAAACTAGTgttaaatagatgaaaaaaacactcttgatttttaaagaaactttcaaAGTATCAACATTGCCTCTTATTTTCATAATGTGGCAAACTGCTTCCACTAAGCTTCTTAAAACATTGTCAAGCACTTTATGATTTTCAATTTCAAGAATATTGCTGCAGTCCACTTAGCCATCCTTTCAAGGTGTTAATTGCAACTGTGTTTTGCTCCTGATCTATCATTTCCATCTTTGATTTGATTGGTCCTTAGCATACCTTTCTCCAGCAAGGCTATTCAATTCATGGCATCATGAAAATGACTTTCATACTTTtacctttgtatttttcttcctgatattCCCTTTGCTTGAAATAGGCTTTTCCTTCAGTTTTGGCTGGCAAATTCCAGACTTTTAAGTTTGGACACCTTACTTCACCATTTAGAAGTAATTTCTTTCATCTTACTAATATTGTAATATTAATGTATCGcttacatttgtttgttttgcatttaattttttattttctaatacatGTATCTTATTTACTGAATTATGATAGTATCCATAGCATCCCCCAATTCCCATACTTCTACTTTCCACAGCAGTCCAGATGTTAGTCAATTGATTATacaatttcattaaattaaattgacCTTTAGTTGAAATCTTATCatatttcttttgcatatatactAGATATAGTACCACCATTGTGatctttcctgattttcttttacttaggTAACAGGAGACTGGCTCCATGGCTCATACAAATGAATCAGTGGTGTCTGAGTTTGTGCTTCTGGGACTTTCTAATTCTTGGGaacttcagcttttcttttttgccatctTCTCTTTAGTGTATGTGACATCAGTGCTGGGCAACATTATGATCATTGTTATAATTTCCTCTGATTCCCATTTGAACTCTCCTATGTATTTTCTGCTCGGTAACCTTTCTTTCATTGATATCTGCCAATCTAATTTTGCCACCCCCAAGATGCTTATGGACTTCTTTGTTGAACACAAGACTATCTCTTTTGAGGGCTGTATGGCCCAGATATTCCTTCTTCATAGATTTTTTGGGAGTGAGATGCTGCTGCTTGTTGCTATGGCATATGATAGATTTATAGCCATCTGTAAGCCCCTACACTATAGCACAATTATGAATCGGAGCCTATGtataatttttgtgtttatttcttggGCTGTGGGTATTCTTCATTCTATAAGTCACTTGGCTTTTACAGTGGATCTGCCATTCTGTGGCCCCAATGAGGTAAATAGCTTCTTTTGTGACCTTCCCCTGGTGATAGAGCTGGCTTGTATGGATACTATGAAATGGAAATTATGACCCTAACTAACAGTGGCCTGATATCATTGGGCTGTTTTCTAGCTTTAGTTATTTCCTACACCATAATTTTGATTACTGTTTGTCACCGGTCCTCTAGTGGGTCATCCAAGGCACTTTCTACATTAACTGCTCACATCACAgtattgattcttttctttgggcCCTGCATTTACTTCTATATATGGCCTTTTAGCAGACTTTCTGTGGATAAGTTCCTTTCTGTATTCTACACTGTCTGTACACCCTTGTTGAATCCCATCATCTACTCTCTAAGGAATGAGGATGTTAAATCAGCCATGCGAAGGCTGAGAAACCATCATGTGAACTCCTGGAAAAACTAGGGATCATCATGAATGAATATAATATTGAATGAGAATGAAGAGTCTCTACTGGATCACAACATCAAGCCAATTATTTTTGCTAGTGATATGGGTTATTGAGTTATGGAATTGGATTTTTGTCCTAAGTGCAAGGGAATTGTATAAAATCAGTCATGATTTAGGTATAATTTTAACCCATTTTTCATTGCTTATAATTCTAAGAATAAATgctcttgaaaatatttaataatacttttaaatattttataatttcaagatTCTAATCTACATAAAATGCTACACATGACACTAAATTTGTGATTCTTTTCAAGTGAAcatatggcatttctataccTTGCAATCAAAATGTATAAGCAAATTGAGTTTCTGATACCTTCAacttattaataacattttcccCATATATTGACATAGTAAAAAGAAATATGTCTTACAACATAGATTTCACCTCATTAATGTACATTTGTTAgcttatcttttctttctgtatcgaatattttagtaatttataatTTGGTTGGATATACAGTCAATGcctgaacaacatggatttgaactgtaTGGGTTCACTTAAGtggattttttatataaatacagtataatactgtaaatttatttttatcttccttattattttctttatcttgagcttactttattataagaatacagtatataatatatataacatataaaatatgtgctaATTGACTGTTATGTTActagtaaggcttccagtcaatagtaggctattagtagttaaattggggggagtcaaaagttatacctggattttcaactgtgtggtGGTTGATGTCTCTAAgacctgcattgttcaagggtcaattgtatttGGTTATTTATAATCTTCCCTATAtactatttttgtcttcctttagATCATTTTATATGCACTTATACTCATTATAAAGCTTTTTCTACATATTTACTGCTATCAACAGTGTATGCAGACTTTCCTTGAAGTATGATGGTTCTACTTCCTTCCATTGTAAGTTGAAATATCATAAggtgaaaatgcatttaatacatctAAGCTACTGGACATAAAAGCTTAGTCTAAACTACCTTAAATGTGcttagaacacttacattagcctacaatTGGGAAAAATCATCTACCACAAAGccttttataataaagtattcaCATCTCACGTAATTTAT
This window encodes:
- the LOC144303612 gene encoding LOW QUALITY PROTEIN: olfactory receptor 4K1-like (The sequence of the model RefSeq protein was modified relative to this genomic sequence to represent the inferred CDS: inserted 1 base in 1 codon); this encodes MAHTNESVVSEFVLLGLSNSWELQLFFFAIFSLVYVTSVLGNIMIIVIISSDSHLNSPMYFLLGNLSFIDICQSNFATPKMLMDFFVEHKTISFEGCMAQIFLLHRFFGSEMLLLVAMAYDRFIAICKPLHYSTIMNRSLCIIFVFISWAVGILHSISHLAFTVDLPFCGPNEVNSFFCDLPLVIELACMDXYEMEIMTLTNSGLISLGCFLALVISYTIILITVCHRSSSGSSKALSTLTAHITVLILFFGPCIYFYIWPFSRLSVDKFLSVFYTVCTPLLNPIIYSLRNEDVKSAMRRLRNHHVNSWKN